The Fusarium keratoplasticum isolate Fu6.1 chromosome 4, whole genome shotgun sequence genome contains the following window.
ACGCTTGCCCCATTTGGAGTCAGCAGGGCCACGGATGAATTCGATttcgtcaagggcgtcgtCAATGATGGCCTGAAAGTCTTCCTTGGGGGTGACGTCGCCGTTGAGGGATAGACCCGCGTAGACGCCAACGACTTAGAAGGAGTTTATTAGATGTGTGTCGAGGCATGTTGAGCAAGAATATCTTACCTATTTCTAGTTGCATATCCTCGGCCCATTCAAGGTACTCCATCAAACCAAGGCCATGAGTCTGCTGGTACTCCCAGACACCCTCAAAACCCTTTCGGTATCGGAGAGGGCCGAGGGTGTCCTTCCAGTCCCACCAAGTCTTGTTGGTTGATCCCTCCAGCATGTTGCCGCCAGGGAAGCGAAGCAGACTCTGTGCAGTTGGGTCAGCATATTGAACATGATGGGTTTATTTGTGGGAGACTCACGGGGTGCAGGCCTTCGAGAGCCTCGGCAATATCGATTCTCAGCCCATTCTTGCGACCCTTGTAAGTAGGGGGGAAGAGACTGATCAAGTTGAAGTCAAGAGACCCGCCAGAGACGCCCTGTACTAGTAAGTAAGAGTCCAATATCGGCGACCGATAAGATTTGGATAACTACCTTGGGGTTGAACGTGATGGCAAAagtgttgttgctgttgggaGCATCCTTCTTGGGGATGAGTTCGAACTTGTGCTCAGTCCAGTCATCGGTAACagacttggacttgataTCCACAGAGCCAAACACATCCTTAGTGAGGTTAGACTGCAGCGAGGCGGTGAACTTTCCCTTGTAGGCACCCTTGACCCAGAAAGAGCCTGTGTAAGTCTGCTTCTTCACATCCATTCCCCAGTAGCCGTCATTAAAGAAACCAATAGACTTTTCCTTCTTGCTTCCTGCCTTGACATTCAAAGACACGGGAAGGGCATCGGAAAGTGGTTCCTTGAGACGGTTTAGAGATAGCTGGGCACCATTGACTGAGTGCCAGCCATCTAGAGAGACTGGATACTTGTTACTGTACTGGAAGGCTCGGTTGCGGATGAGCTCAGCATAGATTCCACCGTCTCCAGAGTTGTTGATGTCCTTGATACAAAGGTCAGTCACCAGTCCTTGAAGTGAGTGAGTAGACACTTACTTCGTGAAGGAAGCCATATTGATGGCCACTGGTGGCATTTCCATCCGAGGCAGACACCTTGATGCTGACAGCTCCAGCCGTCGCGACACACGCCGCAGCGGCGAGAATCGACTTGAGGGAGACCATATCAAAGTTGGGCAGACAAAGCCTGAGAGGTCTGTGTCTGGAAGAGTCACATTTTCTGTCGGCATTGACGGGGTTTTATATCACGACGATCTGCTCATGACGTGCCTGCAGCCGATGGTCGGCCATACTAACAGCCagttaattaatattaacAACAAAGTCATACAACACAGCCTAAAAGAGATATTCCCCGAAACCATATACAGAAAATAGTCAAGCGGCCCAATCATCGATCAATCAAGCCTCTCCGCATCATGTACATCCAAGTGCCTAGACGTAAAGTCGACTAACCCGCACTTCATCCCGCTCTTATTAGTTAGTAGCGCCGATGCGGAGAAAACAACGCGGAGAAGTCTCGTGCCTCGGGATATCTAAGCTCGTATGACGTTCCTGATCGGTCGAGCATCATCCGGAGCAAGGTTACATTTGAGCCAGGATAAAGGCCAGCGTGCCCCGGCAGATTTGAAGCGCCGGGATTGGATTCGCGCGCATAAGAGTTATAGTTGCGCATAGAGTGAGGGGAAAATGGTCTTGATCAGGCGGGGGAGTTAATTAAGCCTGTCTATCACTTCTTTTCCTGCTGTTAGTGAATACTTGTTTGTCGGTTTCTCCGGGTGGAAGAATTGATCAACAGGTCCACGAATTATAAGCGAGGAATCGGATAATGGCATGTCGATCAGTTGGAATTTGTCGCAACTAAAAAAAACATGGGCAAAGGTAAAAAGCACGGGCATCCGCCTGATCCGATCTTGAATTCTTCTTGTCATTGTTTGTTCATGCTATCTTCACCTTTATCACCATCCGCAACCCAAGTCAGTGGCAAGTGCCTATTCACCAACCACCATCAACTGCCTATTTTCCAAGGACTGTTGATGATGAGTGCGATGGCCCAGAATGGCCAATGGGATATGGTGGTCGTCTATTTCGTAAAAGGGGACCGATGCAGATCATTCCCATGCCGTGCAAGGGGACCATTTGACACTTGTAAACTTAGTCATCACCCTCGATGTGATCGctcttttcctttcctcCTACAAACTCTTGAGGCATAGCGATCGGTCGAGTCTTGGCAAATTTGACGGTCGACCACACCGATGGAGAGTCCTTGAACAGgagctcaatctcctccaggtTTCGGCCCATAGTCTCTGGGAAGAGGAAGTAGACCGAGACGGGGATGCATGCGGCGATGACGGCAAACACAATGTAGTATTGCCATCCGATAGTGTTGATGGCCACGGGAGTAACCATGACAATCACAAAGTTCCTGTAGAAATATTAGTTGTGGTGCTTTGTAAAGAGTTGGAGTGACATACCATAGCCAATGGTTGGCTGTCGAAATGGACGACATGGCCATTCGCAGACGAATAGGCGCAACCTCGGTGCAGTACAGGAAATTGGCGCCAAGGAAGCCAATAGGGACCCAGGTGTTGTAGAGGTAAAGGAAGCAACCGGCAGCAATCATAGCAGGGTGGTTCTCCTTGCCAAATGACGTCGTGATTGCAAGTGCAGCCATGCAGGCCGACATTCCAACTCCGCTGATGATGAAAACGGCTCTTCGACCGAAACGAtcgatggtgaagaaggcgacaAAGGATGAGAGGAACTTCCACGTAAGAGCGCCTCCGGAGAGAACACGAGACATCTCACTGCTCATGCCCAGGTTTTGCTGGAAGAGAATTGGCGCATAAACTGACACCAGGTTGGATCCAGAGGCTTGCTGGTAGAACTGAAGCATGATGCAGAGACAGAATCGGTAGAGGAGCTTATCGTCGCCCATCTTCAGCATGTCTCCCAGGGTGGCTCCACCTCGGCTTGTCTCTTCGAGAGAGTGTTCAATACCGGCCACTTCAGCTTGAACCTCGAGTGCATCCTCAGGGAGACCTCGGAGTGCTGAGACGACATGACGGGCTTCTTCGGATCGGTTCTTGAGGACCAGCCATCGAGGGCTTTCCGGAAGCGCATAGACTGAAGCCAACAAGACGATAGAGaaggcgatggagatggcgataGGGGGTCTCCAGGTAACGGGGCCGTGCTTGAACTCGAAGAAGGCGAGGTCAACCCAAGACTCGAGTGTATAACCCAGACACATGAAAAGGCCAGTGAGGACAACACTGCGTCCACGGTTCTTTGCTGCTGAAGTCTCACTCAGCCAGACAGGGACGATAGAGCTGAGTTGGCCGACACCCAAGCCAATGATGACTCTGCCGACAATGAACTGGGCAAGGCCAAAGGAGGaagcctcgaggatctctCCAATCAAGGTGCAGAtgccagcaaagaagataACATTGCGTCGACCAAACTTGTCACCCGTGTACGAGCAAGACAAGGAGCCGATAAGGGCACCGATAACAAAGGTCGCAACGACAAAGCCCTGCAGTGTCGACTTGCGGCTCTTCTCGGAGCCTTCACTGTGGACGGTATCGATGCCAGGGAATGTCTTGACCCAATCTTCCTCAGTGAGGAGACCACCAATGCCGGCTTGGTTGTAACCGAAAATAACAAAGGCCgggccgacgacgagagcaAGCTGAAGAATGCTCAACGCCTTGCCGCTGGCACCAAGGTATGTCTGCGAGCTCATCTTTGCAAATTCGGCACTGAAGAGACAAAAACAAGATGAGTGGTCCTCGAAAAGATTTGAGTAGACTACCCCTTATATACTAAATCTTTTCTCCTCATCTTTACCCCCATGTCTTGCGGAGCCCCATGGGATCACTAAAGGCACTTGACCCCGTTCTTGTGGGGTTTTAGCATCCTGCTGAGACGACTTGATTAACCGTCAACGTCGAATCGAAGTGTACGTGCTCACGGCAGTTGGCAACGGATTGCCTGCCATTTGGCGGACGTCGTCGGGATGGTTCCCACACCTTGTGGATAACTAGTCCCTATATACCGGATACTCGGCACGGTGGCTTCTCGGAGCCTTTGGACTAAGTGGATAACCACACTCGACGATATGGGTCTACACGGTGACTCGGGTGGCTCCGGGAGCGTCATTGTTGAGCGAGTCAGCTCACTTGATGGGAAAATAAAATGGCGCAGGCGAATAAGTCTGTAACACTAGGCATGGGTTCGGTGAGGGATCAGCGAGTGTGCGGTCAGAGGCTGTTGTGCGGGCGCGATTCATTGAGGCTGTCGTGATTTGGCGCTAGTGGGAGGCTCAAGTAAGCACTATGCTTCTGGAATGCTTCTGGAATGCTTCTGGAAACTGCCAAGTTTGGTGGTGAATGCGGCTTATTTCTGGGCGCCGATCGCTCCTCGGGGTTAGCTTTGGCTGCCGCATACGGACGATATCGGGTGAGATGTCAAGACGACATTTGGATGCATATTGCTATCAAGGAATAATGGAAGCGTTCAATGTCTAATTCCAATGACATTCGGATAAAACGGGATTGGAGGCGAACTTTGACCGGGGGGCCCAGAGTCTATAGTGCCAACCCCCACAACTTGAATGGCAACGTGGACGGAGATTGATGCACAGATCAAGACCCCAACAAAGCTGAGGCGGTCACTCCCGTTCGGAGATAGCTCAGATTCCCCCAGAGTCGTGGCAGAGATGCTTGGAGAAAAAGAGTAGACTAATAAGCATGTACTGAGAGGTAAATCATggaaagatgaaaagaaaaCCCTGCCCCTTGACCATGTAAAGCGGCTCCGTCACAGCTCACCTCTTGCATCCTGCTGCCTGGCACTTACCGCAGCAAAAAGTGCCTCATAAGCTCCCTCGTCCTTGCTCCGCGTCTCCTCCGTCACAGCAGGTGATTCAGCATCCCCCGCGTAGTATCTACCACCCTCGAGCCATGGACTAGGCCCGGTGCCGATGTCGTACTCTGTGTACTGCATGCGTGATTCTTCCGTCACCGAGATGCCATTTCCACCAAAGCTTCGGTGGGTATTGTAGGAAATGCGATGGTACGTGCTGGCGTCCATGCCAtagccatcatcatctgcatcTTCTCGAAACATTTTGGCATCCGCTGGCGCAGGTGAGTGCCAGGCACCATGACCCATTCGAAAGACCTTTAGCGCCTTCATCGACTCTGTCCACCGCGAGAGGACCTGGTGCCATCGCAGTGAGAACTCAAACATTTCAGGCCTCCGGCTTCCCGCTTGCATGACCGTCCCAGCCCTGGGATAGCCAGGGTCGCTGCGGCTGAGCGGACCCATCTGGCGAGCCCTGGTCAAAATGGGGCAGTCATCAAGATAAAGCTCCTCTAGCCCTCCGCTGCCATTCTTTGACCCGATGGAGGCGAACCAGTCTATCTGCCAGTCATGGCTAAAGACGTAGTTTCCAAGGGCAAGCACCTTGAGCTGCGGGAATGGAGACCCGTCTTGGCCGATGAGGCGGAAGTCGAACTTTGGAAACCAGCCCCAATAGTCGCAGTAGAATAGCGACAAGACTCGCAGGTTGTCGGTGATGGGGCTCGAGAGCCATGAATTGGGCAGGTCGCCGAAGAACTCGTACTTTTCTTCGAAATAGACGGCGGACTCTGGTGAAGCGGATTCGGTTTCCGtggcgatgaagagcttgaggttgacgaggctgtcaagaGAAAGAACCTTTTTCCATGCCTTGGACTTAGTGATGGAAGGATCGGCATAGTCTGCCAGGTTCGATATggtgagctccttgagcggCAAGACATGTTCCAGGGGAACACCCAGATCATCCTCGGGATACTCAGGGTCGTATTCAAGGCCAGCTCTGTTGTCTATTCTTTCCTGTCGCTCTTTGGTCCACATGCCTGCGATACAGTGACACACGGTATCAATGATTCTGTATCTGAATGACCAGGTCTCTTCAATCTCGGTTGCCCAATAGGTCCGATCATCGTCACCACAAAACTCATTGAACCGCAGATGCATAGTCGTGACCTTTCCGAAACATCGGATATAAGGCAAAGCGTCCATGAAATCTGTAGGAATCTCATAGTCCTGGTTTGCATTGTATTCAAAGCCGGATCCGACCCAAGAGTCGATGGTGAGCTCTCGGACTAAGCCACGCAGCTTGGGGGACTTGGCGATATTGATGACGCGCTCGGCTGAACCGTCAAAGGCTTCGAGGCGTAGGCTCCTGAATAGGTGAGGCAAGGCGATGTGGTTCATCTGGCGCGAGGTGAGGCTTAGGTTGGACAGGCTCGGCTTGAGCATGAAATAGCAAATATGGCTCCATATCTCGGGCAAAAGGGGCGGGAGGACGCCTTCACCAGCTGCGGAAGAAGACATGGCGATGCA
Protein-coding sequences here:
- a CDS encoding Non-reducing end alpha-L-arabinofuranosidase, yielding MVSLKSILAAAACVATAGAVSIKVSASDGNATSGHQYGFLHEDINNSGDGGIYAELIRNRAFQYSNKYPVSLDGWHSVNGAQLSLNRLKEPLSDALPVSLNVKAGSKKEKSIGFFNDGYWGMDVKKQTYTGSFWVKGAYKGKFTASLQSNLTKDVFGSVDIKSKSVTDDWTEHKFELIPKKDAPNSNNTFAITFNPKGVSGGSLDFNLISLFPPTYKGRKNGLRIDIAEALEGLHPSLLRFPGGNMLEGSTNKTWWDWKDTLGPLRYRKGFEGVWEYQQTHGLGLMEYLEWAEDMQLEIVVGVYAGLSLNGDVTPKEDFQAIIDDALDEIEFIRGPADSKWGKRRAELGHPEPFKLHYVEIGNEDWLAGYPGGWKSYKEYRFPMFLKAITDLYDDITVISSGATTDGDGFDIPAPGIGDYHPYREPNALVKEFNRFDNDIGHIVGEVAATHPNGGTGWAGDLMKFPWWIGTVGEAVSLIGYERNADRIPGTFYAPVLRNMNRWQWAVTIVQFAADPAMTTRSTSWYVWELFAAHPMTHTLPASAEFDPLFYVAGKNEDEGTFIWKGAAYNTTKGADVPVSLSFEGVEAGAEADLTLLTNAKDDPFAYNDPHTGVNIVNSTTTVLEADKDGIFKFSLPELSVAVLETKSTGKSLRKRTLGRAFTS